A single window of Eleginops maclovinus isolate JMC-PN-2008 ecotype Puerto Natales chromosome 19, JC_Emac_rtc_rv5, whole genome shotgun sequence DNA harbors:
- the dnal1 gene encoding dynein axonemal light chain 1 translates to MAKATTVREALAKWEEKSGEKASEAQAIKLYGQVPPIEKMDASLSTLTNCEKLSLSTNCIEKITNLNGLKNLRILSLGRNNIKALTGLESVGETLEELWISYNLIEKLKGIQSMKNLKVLYMSNNLVKEWGEFVRIADLPCLADLVFVGNPLEEKHSSEGTWMDEASRRLPNLKKLDGTPVIKQEVDDGDGES, encoded by the exons ATG GCCAAAGCAACGACAGTGAGAGAAGCTCTGGCTAAGTGG gaGGAGAAATCAGGGGAGAAAGCGAGCGAGGCTCAAGCCATCAAACTGTATGGTCAGGTTCCTCCTATAGAGAAGATGGACGCCTCCCTCTCCACACTCACAAACTGCGA GAAGCTCTCTCTGTCCACAAACTGCATTGAAAAAATAACCAATCTCAATGGCCTGA AGAACTTGAGGATATTGTCATTAGGGAGAAATAATATTAAGGCCCTTACTGGGTTG gagtCAGTAGGGGAGACCTTAGAAGAGCTGTGGATCTCCTATAACTTGATAGAGAAACTTAAGGGCATTCAGTCCATGAAGAACCTCAAAGTCCTCTACATGTCCAACAACCTGGTCAAAGAGTGGG GAGAGTTTGTGAGGATAGCTGACCTGCCCTGCCTGGCAGACCTGGTGTTTGTGGGAAATCCTCTGGAGGAGAAGCACTCATCTGAAGGGACCTGGATGGACGAAGCCTCAAGAAGACTTCCTAATCTGAAGAAACTAGATG gaaCCCCAGtcatcaaacaggaagtggacgACGGAGATGGAGAAAGCTGA
- the tedc1 gene encoding tubulin epsilon and delta complex protein 1 encodes MQRSAAAVSVEVKQVIAALCRLLTTSGLESVPAPEQFRRAKFGGGPEVENQFWQLLATILQKCSIVSCEAIAGEHRKLVAAGLWQTGYHADWMYEQGGEEGGEGGRFSSKDLLLALGWLLASGTLEKLLTQRVEQLDKTLILTPTPVNPQLSNGLPLDSASLRRLQWLVGSLRHQGRTLLSMQEERTRLLHAVSVASLPSSVSSSSSDQSSTLLKKDCVCMQQLCDLLEAYLNWTQVEKVFWTWMDSVVDGHLTDPVVKKPVEAPNNRGRRCRHGNCGLEKLEDMLLTLPTRQKGQRRVREAPEDRGEGGLLQGRSDSCLHPLSGSPRLPSCPLVYRLKTERPVRYNSPGAHGGANTAEELPASQAAELLLQTEALLLERRDRQRLANRMQLQEMIGRLDKLVLIPP; translated from the exons ATGCAGCGCAGTGCAGCGGCAGTGAGTGTGGAGGTGAAGCAGGTGATAGCAGCTCTGTGCAGACTGCTCACGACCTCCGGGCTGGAAAGTGTCCCGGCGCCAGAGCAATTCAGACGGGCTAAGTTCGGAGGTGGACCCGAGGTG GAGAATCAGTTTTGGCAGCTCCTTGCTACTATCCTTCAGAAGTGTAGCATTGTTTCCTGTGAAGCTATTGCAGGAG AGCACAGGAAGCTGGTGGCGGCAGGCCTCTGGCAGACCGGCTACCATGCTGACTGGATGTATGAGCAGGGGGGAGaagaaggaggggagggagggagattcTCCAGCAAAGACCTCCTGCTGGCACTGGGCTGGCTTCTCGCTTCAGGAACACTGGAGAAACTGCTGACACAGAGGGTGGAGCAACTGGACAAGACACTCATACTCACACCAACACCT GTGAATCCTCAGCTTTCGAATGGGCTCCCATTAGACTCGGCATCTCTCCGGAGGCTTCAGTGGCTTGTTGGTTCTCTGAGACACCAGGGCCGGACCTTGCTGTCCATGCAAGAGGAGCGAACCCGCCTTCTCCACGCT gtttCTGTTGCCAGCCTTCCCTCCTCTgtatcctcctcttcctctgatcAAAGCTCAACATTACTAAAGAAG gactgtgtgtgtatgcagcagctctgtgaccTCCTGGAAGCTTATCTGAACTGGACACAGGTAGAGAAAGTCTTCTGGACCTGGATG gacagTGTGGTGGATGGCCATCTGACAGATCCTGTTGTCAAGAAGCCTGTTGAAGCACCCAATAACAGAGGAAGGAGGTGTCGCCACGGAAACTGTGGGCTAGAGAAATTGGAAGACATGCTATTGACACTGCCTACaagacag AAAGGccagaggagagtcagagaggCCCCTGAGGACCGAGGAGAAGGAGGACTCCTGCAGGGTAGATCAGACTCTTGCCTCCATCCTCTCTCCGGCTCCCCCCGCCTGCCCTCCTGCCCCCTGGTCTACAGGCTCAAGACTGAGAGGCCAGTCCGATACAACAGCCCCGGGGCCCATGGCGGGGCCAACACTGCGGAGGAGCTCCCGGCGTCTCAGGCTgcggagctgctgctgcagacggAGGCTCTGCTGCTAGAGAGGAGGGACCGGCAGAGACTGGCCAATCGGATGCAGCTGCAGGAGATGATTGGCAGGCTGGATAAGCTGGTGTTGATTCCTCCAtag
- the pth2 gene encoding tuberoinfundibular peptide of 39 residues — translation MSELLAFPRMSFLLLCILGMILVTSGFPQHRLHFRSADDSEEPKREEWEVLFPSISLRDWSIEMMSAPSLGVAANSKAGLMREAWLFGPERAEESVQGAWPAEWTHGASMKRNMVVADDAAFREKSKLLTSMERQKWLNSYMQKLLVVNSSR, via the exons ATGTCCGAACTGCTTGCTTTTCCCCGGATGTCGTTCCTGTTGCTTTGCATTCTGGGTATGATCTTGGTGACATCTGGCTTTCCTCAGCATCGACTTCATTTCAG AAGTGCTGATGATTCAGAGGAACCTAAACGAGAGGAATGGGAGGTCCTCttcccctccatctctctccgtGATTGGAGCATTGAAATGATGTCAGCGCCCAGCCTCGGAGTAGCAGCCAATAGCAAGGCAGGACTGATGAGAGAGGCGTGGCTGTTTGGCCCTGAGAGGGCAGAGGAAAG TGTGCAGGGGGCGTGGCCTGCTGAATGGACGCACGGGGCCAGCATGAAGAGGAACATGGTGGTGGCGGACGACGCTGCCTTCAGAGAGAAGAGTAAACTCCTCACCTCCATGGAGAGACAGAAGTGGCTCAACTCCTACATGCAGAAACTGCTGGTGGTGAATTCATCGAGATAG